A DNA window from Setaria viridis chromosome 2, Setaria_viridis_v4.0, whole genome shotgun sequence contains the following coding sequences:
- the LOC117843956 gene encoding uncharacterized Rho GTPase-activating protein At5g61530, with protein MPLAESPQWRRKATDFFSTSSFKLKQAGQSAGDNIADVAGKVGSVVKTRWAVFQEARQQQQRPPGETVQERFITAAASTGLLFRKGISETKEKVAVGKVKVEEAAKKTADKSKTILNNIERWQKGVASTDVFGVPIEATVQREQSGKAVPLMLVRCADYLVISGLSNEYLFKSEGDRKVLQQLVSLYNEDSGASLPEGVNPIDVGALVKCYLASIPEPLTTFALYDELRDARVSIPDLRNILKKLPNVNYMTLEFVTALLLRVSRKSSLNKMDSRSLAVEFAPLIMWQQGDAGTDLRNHLKFTLKPPPKIVDTTSNTAAWDLLDEDDEDASSQIPLDDASPPDYSSIEVIQCLIEHHNAIFTDANETVWR; from the exons ATGCCGCTGGCGGAGTCGCCCCAGTGGCGCCGGAAGGCCACCGATTTCTTCTCAACGTCCA GTTTCAAGCTGAAGCAGGCAGGGCAATCGGCTGGGGATAATATAGCTGATGTTGCTGGGAAGGTTGGGTCCGTGGTGAAGACTCGCTGGGCTGTCTTCCAGGAGGctaggcagcagcagcagcgtccACCGGGTGAGACAGTGCAGGAGCGTTTCATCACAGCTGCTGCCTCCACTGGGTTGCTTTTCAGGAAGGGCATTTCAGAGACAAAGGAGAAGGTTGCTGTGGGAAAGGTCAAAGTCGAAGAG GCTGCTAAAAAGACTGCGGATAAGAGCAAGACTATTTTGAACAATATTGAACGCTGGCAGAAG GGAGTCGCAAGCACTGATG TATTTGGTGTTCCTATTGAGGCCACTGTGCAACGAGAGCAGTCTGGTAAAGCTGTGCCCTTGATGCTAGTGAGGTGTGCAGACTACCTGGTTATATCAG GTTTGAGTAATGAGTACTTATTCAAATCTGAAGGTGACCGAAAAGTTCTTCAGCAGTTAGTTTCTCTTTACAATGAAG ACTCGGGTGCATCTTTACCTGAAGGTGTGAACCCTATTGATGTAGGTGCACTGGTGAAGTGTTACCTTGCCAGCATCCCTGAACCGCTTACTACATTTGCACTTTATGATGAGCTTAGAGATGCGAGGGTTAGCATTCCTGATCTTAGAAACATATTGAAGAAGCTTCCAAATGTTAACTACATGACGCTAGAGTTTGTTACAGCGCTGCTACTTCGAGTAAGCCGCAAATCATCACTTAACAAG ATGGACTCTCGTAGCCTCGCTGTGGAATTTGCGCCTTTGATCATGTGGCAGCAAGGCGATGCTGGCACAGATTTGCGTAACCACCTCAAGTTTACCTTGAAACCACCTCCTAAAATTGTGGACACGACATCAAATACCGCTGCATGGGACCTGTTAG atgaggatgatgaggacgcCTCATCCCAGATCCCCTTGGATGACGCTTCGCCCCCAGACTACAGCTCCATCGAGGTCATCCAGTGTCTGATCGAGCATCACAATGCCATTTTCACCGACGCGAATGAAACCGTATGGAGATGA
- the LOC117843955 gene encoding transcription termination factor MTEF18, mitochondrial, with the protein MSLRAALHLRRFFSTDAAALSPPKLRNLPYRLRHAAVPAARAAVSEYLHSTRCLPSSHADSIVAHSPRSLLSFLAALPAVPSSLPTAELPAVLRRHLNFHPLNELPFFLESIGAPPAAAPRSDLMFLADHPSLLGAVAALAHFGFPWSRLGLLFPAVLLGVPPDLISARLTALEARLHRLPRAAIIAACLTFPSLLERDLSDCDPLVKDLGTTFRGLGPDLGASNDIDAFSGVCRRMRMFYDAGAEIGSIGGLVTSSCRVFLELGEKTIAERIWFLKELGMPGKELGRFLLSNAKLFDLDFSDVVISVPEYLRRIGLVECEVDAAIEKHPYVVGKNQLENLPRVLRAMKLEHRFLEKISVGGENLRYLSPYFVLEDNSYDAEVERAFLDGMAKVKADKKAQHVDSKLEFLKSIGYGENEMATKIIPVLHSTKDFLQERFDYLLERGVEYTMLCRILTVFPKVLNQGKDMLNEKLNYLTEELGYCIEYLDCFPAFLCFDLENRVKPRYTMLQWLREHGLLRKHLAPATVLANSEKRFITTLYLVHPAAPKLWLECFSSRMRMECYLKNIYNQHSDNK; encoded by the coding sequence atgtcgctccgcgccgcgctccacctccgccgcttcttctccacggacgccgccgccctctcgcCGCCGAAGCTGCGGAACCTACCCTACCGcctccgccacgccgccgtcccggccgcgcgcgccgccgtctccgagTACCTCCACTCAACGCGCTGCCTCCCGTCCTCCCACGCCGACTCCATCGTCGCGCACTCCCCgcgctccctcctctccttcctcgccgcgctccccgcCGTGCCGAGCTCCCTCCCCACCGCGGAGCTCCCTgccgtcctccgccgccacctcaacTTCCACCCGCTCAACGAGCTCCCTTTCTTCCTCGAATCGATCGGCGCGCCCCCCGCTGCGGCCCCCCGTTCCGACCTCATGTTCCTCGCCGACCATCCATCTCtgctcggcgccgtcgccgcgctcgcgcACTTCGGATTCCCATGGTCACGCCTCGGTCTCCTGTtccccgccgtcctcctcggcgTACCCCCGGACCTCATCTCAGCTCGCCTCACCGCTCTCGAGGCCCGCCTCCACCGGCTCCCGCGCGCCGCCATCATCGCTGCCTGCCTCACCTTCCCATCGCTTCTCGAGCGGGATCTATCCGATTGTGATCCACTCGTTAAGGATCTTGGCACCACGTTCAGAGGATTGGGTCCGGATTTGGGGGCCAGCAATGACATTGACGCGTTCTCGGGCGTGTGCCGGAGGATGCGGATGTTCTATGATGCCGGGGCAGAGATTGGTAGCATTGGGGGACTTGTCACCAGCAGCTGCAGAGTGTTTCTTGAGCTCGGGGAAAAGACGATTGCTGAGAGGATATGGTTCTTAAAGGAGCTGGGGATGCCGGGGAAGGAGCTGGGAAGGTTCTTGCTAAGCAATGCCAAACTTTTTGATCTTGATTTCTCTGATGTGGTGATCTCGGTGCCAGAGTACCTGCGGAGGATTGGTTTGGTGGAGTGTGAGGTTGATGCGGCGATAGAGAAACATCCATATGTTGTTGGGAAGAACCAGCTGGAGAACCTCCCCAGGGTGCTGCGGGCAATGAAGCTGGAGCATCGGTTCCTGGAGAAGATTTCGGTTGGTGGGGAGAACTTGCGCTATTTATCACCATATTTTGTTTTGGAGGACAATAGCTATGATGCCGAGGTTGAGAGAGCTTTCTTGGATGGGATGGCTAAGGTCAAGGCTGACAAGAAAGCACAGCATGTGGACAGCAAGCTGGAGTTCTTGAAAAGCATTGGGTATGGTGAGAATGAGATGGCCACCAAGATAATTCCTGTCCTTCACAGCACTAAGGATTTCCTGCAGGAGCGGTTTGACTACCTTCTGGAAAGAGGGGTGGAGTATACGATGCTGTGTCGGATCTTGACTGTTTTTCCAAAGGTGCTGAACCAGGGCAAGGATATGCTCAATGAGAAGTTGAATTATCTCACAGAGGAGCTGGGCTACTGCATAGAGTACCTTGATTGCTTCCCTGCATTTCTGTGCTTTGATTTGGAGAACAGGGTCAAGCCTAGGTATACAATGCTTCAGTGGCTCCGAGAGCATGGCCTACTCAGAAAACATTTAGCCCCTGCAACAGTGCTTGCTAACTCCGAGAAGAGATTCATTACTACTCTCTACCTTGTGCATCCTGCAGCTCCAAAGTTGTGGCTTGAGTGCTTCTCTTCACGAATGCGTATGGAATGTTATCTCAAGAACATTTATAATCAGCATTCAGACAACAAATAG